The segment GTAGGGGGCCTGGAACACCCGGAAACTGGTGTTCGAGAAGTATTTCGCCAGCTCTGACAGCTCGAGGTCGAACCGAAGATCCGGTTTGTCAGTCCCGTAGCGCTTCATGGCTTCGCGATAGGTGATCCGTTGGATCGGCTTGGTGATCTCATGCCCAACCAGACGCCAAAGCGACGCCAGGATCTCTTCGCCCAGCGCGATGATGTCGTCCTGTTCGACGAAGCTGGCCTCGATATCGAGCTGGGTGAACTCCGGCTGACGATCCGCGCGGAAGTCCTCGTCCCGGTAGCAACGGGCAATCTGGTAATAGCGCTCGAAACCGGCAACTTGCAGCAGCTGCTTGAACAACTGCGGTGATTGCGGCAGCGCATACCAGCTACCTGGCTTCAACCGGGCCGGCACCAGGAAGTCCCGTGCACCCTCGGGGGTCGACCGAGTCAGGGTCGGGGTTTCAATCTCGACGAACCGCTGTTCCTCGAGCACCTGGCGAGCCGCGCGGTTGACCTCGCTGCGCAACCTGATGGCTGCGGACGGACCCGCACGGCGGAGGTCAAGGTAGCGATGGCGCAGCCGGGCCTCCTCGCCGATACCGGCGGAGTCCTCTGCGGCGGCGGACACCTGGAAGGGTAGTGCCTCTGACGGGCTGAGTATTTCGAGCTGCTCGGCGATCACTTCGATATCGCCGGTTGGCAGGTTGGGGTTCGCGTTTCCGGCCGGACGGGCCTGGACCGGCCCGGTCACCTTGACAACACACTCGTTGCGCAGCTCATGCGCGGCCTCTTCGCGGACGACCACCTGAGAGATACCGGATGCGTCACGCACATCGATGAAAGCCACTCCGCCGTGATCCCGGCGACGGTCCACCCAGCCTGTCAATGTGACCGTTTGGCCTTCATGTTCGGCGCGCAGGGCGCCGGACTCATGGGTGCGCAACAAAGTAATACTCCTTGAGTTTGGGGTCAGCGCCACAATTCTACGTGCTGTGCCGGATACCCGGATACGGCATCCGGTTCGTCAGCGAGTTTTGGGCCATTGGTTAAGATCAGCCAATGAGCACCGACCATCCCACCGAAGCACAGGTAGCAGCTGCGGCCGCCACTTTCCACATGCTGTCTTCCGCGACACGGCTTCGGATCGTTTGGCTTCTCGTGCACGCCGAGTACGACGTGTCAGGCCTGGCCGAGGCCGCCAGCGCAAGCCTGCAGACGGTCAGCCAACATCTGGCTAAGCTCCGCCTCGCCGGACTGATCAGCTCCAGGCGGGACGGCCGACACCTGTACTACACGGTTGATGATCCACACGTTGTGACGCTGGTGGTGGAGATCTTCGACCATATCGCCGCGGACGGAAGCATCGCACCGGACCCGGCGCCTCGGACCCCGCGGCCGATCCGGGAATCCGCAGAGACGTCCTGACCCATTACCGGCTGCCGAAGTTTGCCGGCCGCGAGTCAACCGGCTACCGTGATCGCCGGGTCAACCGGCTGCCGTGATCGCCGGATCAACCGGCTGCCGTGATCAGCGGTCTAACCTGCGGCCGTGATCAGCGGCTTGAGATCTGCCTCGGGTGGAGTCCAACTACCCGGGTCGGCAGCCACCTGCTCGCCGCTGCGGATGTCCTTCACCTGGTGCGAATCGGCATCCTCGGCAAACCAGACGAACGGGATGCCGCGACGGTCGGCAAACCGGATCTGCTTGCCGAACTTCGCCGCCGACGGCGATACGTCGGTCGGGATTCCACGGGAACGCAGCGTCGAGGCAATTGCATCTGCCAGACCGCGCTGCCCTTCATCCGCAACAGCTACAAGCACCGCGGTCGGAACGGATCGGCTCACAGTCACAAGATTGTGATTGACCAGCCGGGTCAGTAGCCGGGAGATGCCGAGCGACACGCCAACGCCCGGATAGGTTCGGTCGCCTTCGCTCGCCAGGCTGTCATATCGTCCGCCGGAACAGACCGAGCCGAGGTCCTCGTGCCCCTGCAGGAGGGTCTCGTAAACCGTTCCGGTGTAGTAGTCCAGGCCACGCGCGATCTTCAGCTGCGCCACAACGACCCCTGGCGCACGCTGCTGTGCTGTCGCGATCAGCGCCGTCAGCGCCTCAAGCCCTTCGTCCAGCATCGGATGCGAGACCCCGAGGGCACGCACCTCGTCGGCGAATGACACGTCGTCGCCCTCGATCTGGGCCAGAGCAAGGCAAAGCCGCTGCTGCTCGGCGTCCGCACCGGCCGTTTCGGCCAGCAGCCTGCCAACGGCGTCCGGGCCGATCTTGTCGATCTTGTCCAGGGCACGCAGCACCGGCTGAACATCGGACAGACCGATGCCGCGGCTGAACCCTTCGAGCAGCTTGCGGTTATTGACCTGAATCCTGATCGGCGGAACTCCGATCTCTGACAGCTTCCTGAACACTTCGGCCATAACCAGCGGAAGCTCCGCCTCGAAATGGGCGGGAAGTTCGCCATCGCCGACAACGTCGATATCGGCCTGATAGAACTCGCGGAATCTTCCCTCCTGCGGACGCTCGCCGCGCCATACCGGCTGGATCTGATACCGCTTGAACGGAAAGGCGAGCTTGCCGGCATTCTCGACAACGTACCTCGCGAACGGAACGGTCAGGTCGAAGTGCAGGCCGAGCGGGTTCTTCGCGTCCGCAGTCCCTTCGCCGTGCAGACGGCTGACCGCGTAGATCTCCTTGTCGATCTCGCCATCTTTGGCCAGTAACGAGATCGGCTCGACGGCCCGAGTGTTCACCGAGGCGAAGCCATGCAACTCGAAGGTGCGCTGCAGCGTCTCCACGATGTGGTTTTCCAGGATCCGTTCTGCCGGTAGCCATTCCGGGAATCCGGACAGCGGCTTGGGACGCGCCACGGCGTGTGCTCCTTCGTGAGGTTGGACGTGAGGTCAGGTGGTTCTCAGCCAGGAGCCGAGACAGACCTTACAAGGTTAGTCCCTGCTGCGACGCGATGCCGCAGCCGGCTAAAGGAACGGATTACCCTCCAGTTCGCGACCGATCGTCGTCGATGGGCCGTGTCCCGGATAGACCGGCGTGGCCTCCGGTAGCTTCCTGATCACCGAGTCGAGGGTCTGCTGCATGATCGCGGAATCACCGCCAGGCAGATCTGTTCGGCCGATGCTTGACGCGAACAGCACATCTCCGGTGAACAGCGGCGGCCGCTGACCGGGCTCACTCAGCTCCCAGAGCGTCGAGCCTTCGGTATGTCCTGGTGCGCCGATGCCGCGTACCGCTAAGCCGTCGACGAGCACAGGGGCGCCCGGATGCCAGTCGTTAACCTGCGGCCGGCGCCAGTCGGCAGCTAGTGCTCCCATCATCGCCGCAAATTCAGGACCCAGCGTCTGGATCGGGTCATCCAGTCGATAGGAGTCCGCTGAGCCCAGATACACCGGTATCTGCCATCTCTCCAAAATTGCCGGCAGTCCCAGGACATGGTCGGGATGTCCGTGGGTCAGCAGTACCGCGACCGGACGCAGATCCGCCCGGGCGCAGACTTCTGCGATGCCCTCGGCCGCGTCGAGACCAGCATCGACGAGGACGCAGGGCTGCGGCACTTCGGAGGCTGCATTCGACCGTCCATTGGCGCCAGCGTCGGCGGCCGCATCCGCGGAAACGACATAGCAATTGACAGCCAGGAAATCCGAAACCACTGTTTCAACGTTCATGTTCACGAACCTTAGTCACAATTCAATGCCACTGCTGTCCCGCCAGGTGAATTAGGCATACGCCCGGCAAGGCGTTCCGCTAGGGTTGACTTCGGCAAAGGGGCAGCTGTCACGTTGTCTTTGTCTCAACCCACTAGACAACGAGGAGCACGGCGTGTCACGGATCAGACGTGACCGGAACACCGCGAGGTCCCAGTACCGGGCACTCTGCGCGAGGCCACAGTTCCGGCAGCAAGAGCCCGGATGCAGCCCGGGCTACGACATCGGCGTGACACGTTCGTATTACCCGGTGCTTGGAAAAGCGCCCTCGGCTCTCGATACAGTAAAACGGGATATCGAAGCCCGCTCCGCTCCGGGATCAGAACAACCCTCGACTCCAGCAAATATCAACACAGTGACGGTGAAGTAATGGCTGACAACACTCCTCCCCAGAACGCCGCCAAGCCGGTGCCGAAACCGATGCCGCGCCCGACTCCCGGCCCAGTCCCCTCGCCGGCCGCAATTCGACCCGGCACACCCAAAGCTCCGGCGATCGGCGGCGAAGATCTGGGCAAGGCCAGGGAATTCGGCCGGGTTGCCGATGACAACACGGTCTTCGTCCGCACCGCCGGTGGTGAGCGGGTCGTCGGTCAGTATCCGAACGCCAGCGCGGAAGAGGCATTGAACTACTTTGCCCGCAAGTACGCCGACCTCGCCGCACAGGTCGTTTTGCTCGAACAGCGCCTCGCGGCCGGTGCGCCCGCGCACGACCTGCGGTCGACAGTCAAGCAACTGGCCGAAACCCTGCCTGAGGCCGCCGCCGTGGGCGATCTCGATTCACTGCTTGGCCGGGTTGAAGCGGCCAAGGCGCGGATCGACGAGCTGGAAGCCAGTCAGAACGCCGCCGCTCAGGACGCGAAGGCCGCGGCACTCGCCGAACGCACCGCACTGGTCGAACGGGCCGAAGAACTGGCCGCGGCCGACCCGGCAAAGGTGCAGTGGAAGACTTCGAGTGCCCAGATGGCGGCGCTCTTCGATGAATGGAAAGCGCTGCAGGCAAGTGGGCCTCGGCTCGCCCGCAGCGCCGACGCCGAGCTCTGGGGGCGTTTCCGTAAAGCCCGCTCAGCATTCGACAAGCATCGTCGGGAATTCTTCGTCTCTCTGGATCAGCGCAACGCCGAAGCCAAGAAGGTCAAGCAGCGGTTGGTCGAAGCGGCGGAAGCGCTGCAGAATTCCACCGACTGGGCGGAGACCACGCACGAATACCGGCGGCTGATGGACGAGTGGAAAGCTTCACCACGCGCCGGCCGGAAGGACGACGATGCACTCTGGGCGAAGTTCCGTGGCGCACAGGACGTCTTCTTCGCCGCCCGCGAGGAACAAAACGCTCAACTGGATGCCGAGTACGAGAAGAACCTCGAAGTCAAGGAGGCTCTGCTTGAACGCGCCGAGGCACTGGTTCCGGTGAAGCAGCTCGGACAGGCCAAGGCCGAACTACGCGCCATCCAAGACGAATGGGAGGAGGCCGGTAAGGTGCCTCGCTCCCAGATGCACAAGGTTGAATCCCGGCTTCGTGCCGTTGAGAACGCCCTGTCGGCCGCCGAGGATCGCGAATGGAACCGGAGTAACCCCGAAGCGAAAGCGCGTGCCGAAGGTGCGCTCAGCCAACTCGACGATTCGATCGCCGAGCTTGAGGCGAATCTTGCCAAGGCTCAGGACAAGGGCGACGCCAAGGCCGTAGCCGCTGCCGAAGAAGCGCTGACCGCGCGCAAGGCCTGGCGTGAACAGGTGGTTAAGGCTGCCGCCGACTTCTCCTAGGCTGGTTTGTGGATGGCCAGGGTTATCCACAGATCAGGCTCGTGGCGTAGCTCGGTAGCTGCCGCAGCGGTAACAGTAGTGCCATGACTGACAGTGCCATGACTGACAGTGCCGGACTCGAGCGGTCCGGGAACTACTGCTCGGAGATCGATGTCCAGGCGATGCGGCTTGACCGGGTCATCGCCTGGCTCAGCGACGAATGGTTCACCGTCGTCTCGACTCCCTTGTCACCTGAGCTGCGCATGCGGGCGCTGTGTCCTGACGGCATTCAGGCGCATCTGGTTGTCGGCGATCAATCGGCGCTTTGGGTCTGGTCCGGCACCGGAAAACACGACGGTCCGGTTCAGTTGCTGACACCGGCGGGCCGTCGGCATCGTACGTACGTCCCGGGCGTGCACGTCCGGGAGGCAAGGCTCCGGCCGGGTGACGTCACGGTGGTGGCGGGCCAGGCGATCACCGCTCCGGCACGCACCCTGTTCGATAGCTGTCGCGGAAAATCAGCGGCGGCGATCGACGCACTGCTGGCGCGGTCGGAGGGCTGCATTTCGCTGGCCGAGCTGGAACGATACCTTCGCGACCGCCGACGAGTACCGGGACGCAATGCCGTCATCGCGAGCCTGACCAGACTGCGTTCACACCGTCGATCCGAGGGTGCTGGGTCAGCCGCCGGTGATCCGATAGACGTCGAAGACTCCGTCGATCCGCCGCACCGAGGCGAGAACGTGGTCCAGGTGGCTCGCGTCGCCCATCTCGAAGACGAACCGGGAAATGGCCACCCGGTTACGTGACGTCGCAACCGACGCGGAGAGTATGTTCACGTGACTGTCGGACAGCACGCGCGTGACATCGGAGAGCAGACGCGCCCGATCGAGCGCCTCGACCTGGATCTGGACCAGGAAGACGCCGGAGGAGGCGCCCGCCCATTCCACCTCGACCAGGCGCTCGGGCTGGGCCTGTAGCTCCGCGGCATTTGTGCAATCGGCCCGGTGAACCGAAACACCGGAACCCCTGGTCACGAAGCCCAGGATCTCATCGCCCGGAACTGGTGTGCAGCAGCGGGCGAGCTTAACCAGGACGTCGTCCATCCCGCGCACCAGCACACCACTCTCGGTGCTGCGGCTGCGCGGCGGTCTCGATGGCAGCGCGGCCTCTTCGAGGTCCTCCCTGGTGGCTTCCTCTCCCCCGAGGCTTTGCACCAGCAGCTCGACTACATGCTGTGCGGACACGTGCCCGTTTCCGACGGCGGCGTAGAGCCCGGAAACGTCCTGATAGCGCATCTCCGTCGCCAGAGTGAGCAGCGTTTCGTGCGACATCAGTCGCTGCAGCGGAAGATTGTGCTTTCGCATCGCCTTGGCGATAGCGTCGCGGCCGTTCTCGATTGCCTCGTCCCGGCGCTCCTTCGAGAACCACTGCCGGATCTTATTCCGCGCCCGCGGACTCTTCACGAACGTCAGCCAGTCGCGACTGGGCCCGGCGTTCTCATCTTTGGAGGTGAAGACCTCAACCACGTCGCCGTTGCTGAGTGTGTTCTCCAGGGAGACCAGTCTGCCGTTGACCCGGGCACCCATTGTGTGGTGGCCGACCTCGGTATGCACGGCGTACGCGAAGTCTACCGGCGTCGATCCGGCCGGGAGCGAGATCACTTCCCCTTTCGGGGTGAAGACGTAGACCTCGCGTGCGTTCATCTCGAATCGAAGGCTGTCGAGGAATTCGCCCGGATCCTGGGTTTCCTTCTGCCAATCGAGCAGCTGGCGCAGCCAGCCCATATCGTTCACCGAGCCCGTGTCATGCACGGTCATGCCCGGATCTTCCTTGCCGTCGCGATTGCTGAGGTCCTTGTACTTCCAGTGCGCCGCTACGCCGAATTCTGCCCGGCGGTGCATCTGGTGGGTACGGATCTGGATCTCGACCGGCTTGCCGCCGGGGCCGATCACCGTTGTGTGCAGCGACTGGTACATATTGAACTTCGGCATCGCAATGTAGTCCTTGAACCGGTTCGGCACCGGATTCCACCTTGCGTGCACGGCGCCGAGCACCGCGTAACACTCCCGCACGGTGTCGACCAGGACCCGGACGCCGACCAGGTCGTAGATGTCGGCGAACTCGTGTCCGCGAACGATCATCTTCTGGTAGATCGAATAGTAGTGCTTCGGCCGGCCGGTGATCGTCGCCTTGATCTTCGCCGACAGCAGATCCTGGTTGACCTGGTCTCGGACTGAGGTCAGAAACTGCTCGCGTTCGGGTGTGCGCTCCGCGACCAGACGAACTATCTCGTCGTAGACCTTCGGGTACAACGTGGCGAACGACAGGTCTTCAAGTTCCCATTTGATCGTGTTCATGCCCAGCCGGTGTGCCAGCGGGGCAAAGATCTCCAGGGTCTCCTTGGCCTTCCGGGCAGAGGACGCCGGGGAAACGTAACGCCAGGTGCGGGCGTTGTGCAGCCGGTCGGCGAGCTTGATCACCAGGACGCGAATGTCCTTGGCCATTGCGACGACCATCTTGCGCACTGTCTCAGCCTGGGCCGCGTCGCCATAGTTCAGCTTGTCCAGTTTGGTCACGCCGTCGACCAGCATCGCGATCTCGTCGCCGAACTCGGCGCGCAATTGGTCCAGCGTGTAGCTGGTGTCCTCTACCGTGTCATGCAGCAGGGCGGCCGCGAGCGTGTCCGGCGTCATGCCGAGTTCGGCGAGAATTGTCGCCACCGCGATCGGGTGCGTTATGTATGGATCGCCGCTCTTACGCCGTTGACCACGGTGCGCGGCGGCGGCGACCTCGTAGGCCCTGCGAACCACACCGACATCAGCCTTGGGGTGGTTCATCCTGATCGCGCGGATCAGGGGTTCGATCATAGGCGACTGCCCGGCCGAACCCCGCCCAGCGAGTCGGGCCAGCCTGGCAAGGGCCCGGTCGCGCCTGCCCGGCGAATAGCTCGAAGACTTCGGC is part of the Saxibacter everestensis genome and harbors:
- the hisS gene encoding histidine--tRNA ligase — its product is MARPKPLSGFPEWLPAERILENHIVETLQRTFELHGFASVNTRAVEPISLLAKDGEIDKEIYAVSRLHGEGTADAKNPLGLHFDLTVPFARYVVENAGKLAFPFKRYQIQPVWRGERPQEGRFREFYQADIDVVGDGELPAHFEAELPLVMAEVFRKLSEIGVPPIRIQVNNRKLLEGFSRGIGLSDVQPVLRALDKIDKIGPDAVGRLLAETAGADAEQQRLCLALAQIEGDDVSFADEVRALGVSHPMLDEGLEALTALIATAQQRAPGVVVAQLKIARGLDYYTGTVYETLLQGHEDLGSVCSGGRYDSLASEGDRTYPGVGVSLGISRLLTRLVNHNLVTVSRSVPTAVLVAVADEGQRGLADAIASTLRSRGIPTDVSPSAAKFGKQIRFADRRGIPFVWFAEDADSHQVKDIRSGEQVAADPGSWTPPEADLKPLITAAG
- the aspS gene encoding aspartate--tRNA ligase, with the translated sequence MLRTHESGALRAEHEGQTVTLTGWVDRRRDHGGVAFIDVRDASGISQVVVREEAAHELRNECVVKVTGPVQARPAGNANPNLPTGDIEVIAEQLEILSPSEALPFQVSAAAEDSAGIGEEARLRHRYLDLRRAGPSAAIRLRSEVNRAARQVLEEQRFVEIETPTLTRSTPEGARDFLVPARLKPGSWYALPQSPQLFKQLLQVAGFERYYQIARCYRDEDFRADRQPEFTQLDIEASFVEQDDIIALGEEILASLWRLVGHEITKPIQRITYREAMKRYGTDKPDLRFDLELSELAKYFSNTSFRVFQAPYVGAVVYPGGASLPRKQLDGWQDWAKQRGARGLAYVLLAEDGSLGGPVAKNLSDEEKAGLAEAVGAKVGDAIFFAAGDEASSRQLLGAARNEIARRVGLIDESAWSFVWVVDAPMFEPAEAAVAAGDVAVGQGQWTAVHHAFTSPKPEFLDTFDTDPGEALAYAYDIVCNGNEIGGGSIRIHSRDIQERVFKVMGLAADEAEEKFGFLLEAFKFGAPPHGGIAFGWDRVVSLLAGADSIREVIAFPKSGGGYDPLTAAPAPITELQRKEAGVDAAPEEDDGE
- a CDS encoding DUF349 domain-containing protein yields the protein MADNTPPQNAAKPVPKPMPRPTPGPVPSPAAIRPGTPKAPAIGGEDLGKAREFGRVADDNTVFVRTAGGERVVGQYPNASAEEALNYFARKYADLAAQVVLLEQRLAAGAPAHDLRSTVKQLAETLPEAAAVGDLDSLLGRVEAAKARIDELEASQNAAAQDAKAAALAERTALVERAEELAAADPAKVQWKTSSAQMAALFDEWKALQASGPRLARSADAELWGRFRKARSAFDKHRREFFVSLDQRNAEAKKVKQRLVEAAEALQNSTDWAETTHEYRRLMDEWKASPRAGRKDDDALWAKFRGAQDVFFAAREEQNAQLDAEYEKNLEVKEALLERAEALVPVKQLGQAKAELRAIQDEWEEAGKVPRSQMHKVESRLRAVENALSAAEDREWNRSNPEAKARAEGALSQLDDSIAELEANLAKAQDKGDAKAVAAAEEALTARKAWREQVVKAAADFS
- a CDS encoding ArsR/SmtB family transcription factor, whose protein sequence is MSTDHPTEAQVAAAAATFHMLSSATRLRIVWLLVHAEYDVSGLAEAASASLQTVSQHLAKLRLAGLISSRRDGRHLYYTVDDPHVVTLVVEIFDHIAADGSIAPDPAPRTPRPIRESAETS
- a CDS encoding MBL fold metallo-hydrolase; translated protein: MNVETVVSDFLAVNCYVVSADAAADAGANGRSNAASEVPQPCVLVDAGLDAAEGIAEVCARADLRPVAVLLTHGHPDHVLGLPAILERWQIPVYLGSADSYRLDDPIQTLGPEFAAMMGALAADWRRPQVNDWHPGAPVLVDGLAVRGIGAPGHTEGSTLWELSEPGQRPPLFTGDVLFASSIGRTDLPGGDSAIMQQTLDSVIRKLPEATPVYPGHGPSTTIGRELEGNPFL
- a CDS encoding RelA/SpoT family protein; this encodes MADTGARTTNNSADQDAPGPKSSSYSPGRRDRALARLARLAGRGSAGQSPMIEPLIRAIRMNHPKADVGVVRRAYEVAAAAHRGQRRKSGDPYITHPIAVATILAELGMTPDTLAAALLHDTVEDTSYTLDQLRAEFGDEIAMLVDGVTKLDKLNYGDAAQAETVRKMVVAMAKDIRVLVIKLADRLHNARTWRYVSPASSARKAKETLEIFAPLAHRLGMNTIKWELEDLSFATLYPKVYDEIVRLVAERTPEREQFLTSVRDQVNQDLLSAKIKATITGRPKHYYSIYQKMIVRGHEFADIYDLVGVRVLVDTVRECYAVLGAVHARWNPVPNRFKDYIAMPKFNMYQSLHTTVIGPGGKPVEIQIRTHQMHRRAEFGVAAHWKYKDLSNRDGKEDPGMTVHDTGSVNDMGWLRQLLDWQKETQDPGEFLDSLRFEMNAREVYVFTPKGEVISLPAGSTPVDFAYAVHTEVGHHTMGARVNGRLVSLENTLSNGDVVEVFTSKDENAGPSRDWLTFVKSPRARNKIRQWFSKERRDEAIENGRDAIAKAMRKHNLPLQRLMSHETLLTLATEMRYQDVSGLYAAVGNGHVSAQHVVELLVQSLGGEEATREDLEEAALPSRPPRSRSTESGVLVRGMDDVLVKLARCCTPVPGDEILGFVTRGSGVSVHRADCTNAAELQAQPERLVEVEWAGASSGVFLVQIQVEALDRARLLSDVTRVLSDSHVNILSASVATSRNRVAISRFVFEMGDASHLDHVLASVRRIDGVFDVYRITGG